A single genomic interval of Dysidea avara chromosome 8, odDysAvar1.4, whole genome shotgun sequence harbors:
- the LOC136265177 gene encoding ankyrin-3-like: MSLTETIENQKLFLKSTAAGKLHIVKYLVTSQLVDINMKDENDLPSLQLAIRKGQLDTARFLLQRRGINLDATDEDGNSALHDAALYDCFDIMKLLIEMGCDVMLQNRLCELAIDLTESSEMQELICRAMQSYGHEKLANQYRTYLNLIPAHLLSSSEKTEVDSDCSARAAKSDVINYHSGNKSSSAEPTPLKQVKLHFSSLSVIRAKPLPCEQNGNTSQQPAPSQQASMDSDNDSSYSSDNEQTRNMFSDINNDTVLSDSKNTLQTVEQALYNLTLAFNDMQVDNPERRDSEPTINHMSAVVTRRPRKSSLAQFDSKRIPNGRRKSVSFPPEVLLQSVVTEGDVEEVKGVLSTVEMDINRMSPAGLTAIHQAAMDGNLECAQMLLLNGGDINVTDCEGCTPLHTAVICGHTEFVHFLLAAGADPYLKSDDGHIPIQLADDEKIKKMLRNAMNGKVFNFTYEYGTASSDVESEVSETEEGEGYYEDDEYSGEEESENEMEAVEDFNSDQQQNTISSVSSDESGVFSARGTVNLLGLRQQQATSSCSSCESNEVEITPETSSSTKREHPRIDSESNPPLGVNLEESSLYASEDQGISTMDGSSDGCAKKGHCSEDEETAHLVDPDLEPDTKNYLFQEAVLSCNVEALMKLHKHCSDIDVNRINQSGITALHHAVLEENFTLVQHLIKDFNADIQIKDTDGWSPLHAASAVGDIRTAQFLLDHGAKASQLNNSCEFPVDLAQDRAMEQLLKNAMLGPTVGKLFKGVLTKNV; encoded by the coding sequence ATGTCCCTGACAGAAACCATTGAGAATCAAAAGTTGTTTTTAAAGTCTACAGCAGCTGGCAAGTTGCACATTGTAAAATATTTAGTCACCAGTCAACTAGTAGACATCAATATGAAAGACGAGAACGATCTTCCAAGTTTGCAACTGGCAATCAGAAAGGGACAACTAGACACGGCTCGCTTTCTGTTACAGCGGAGAGGTATTAATCTGGACGCTACAGACGAAGATGGCAATTCGGCACTGCACGATGCGGCGCTCTATGATTGTTTTGATATCATGAAGCTTTTGATCGAGATGGGTTGTGATGTAATGCTGCAAAACAGATTATGTGAACTTGCGATTGATTTAACTGAGAGCAGCGAAATGCAAGAGCTCATTTGTCGTGCAATGCAGAGTTATGGACACGAGAAACTGGCTAATCAATACAGAACATATCTTAATTTAATTCCAGCTCATTTGCTGTCGTCTTCAGAAAAAACGGAAGTAGATTCAGATTGCTCTGCGCGCGCCGCTAAATCGGATGTCATTAATTATCACTCTGGCAATAAAAGTTCCTCCGCGGAGCCAACACCTCTTAAACAAGTTAAGTTACATTTCTCTAGTTTGTCAGTGATTCGTGCGAAGCCTCTGCCTTGTGAGCAGAACGGTAACACTTCTCAACAACCAGCCCCATCGCAGCAAGCGTCGATGGATTCTGATAACGACTCCAGCTATTCTTCTGATAACGAGCAGACGAGGAATATGTTCTCAGACATTAACAATGACACTGTTTTGTCTGACAGTAAGAATACTCTTCAAACCGTGGAACAAGCTTTGTACAATCTAACTCTGGCGTTCAACGATATGCAAGTAGATAATCCTGAAAGGAGAGATAGCGAGCCAACCATCAATCATATGTCTGCAGTTGTAACTAGACGGCCAAGGAAGTCCAGCTTAGCTCAGTTTGACTCTAAAAGAATTCCCAATGGGCGAAGAAAAAGCGTTTCGTTTCCCCCAGAAGTGTTATTGCAAAGCGTCGTCACAGAAGGAGACGTGGAAGAAGTAAAAGGAGTTCTTTCTACAGTAGAAATGGACATTAACAGAATGAGCCCAGCTGGATTGACAGCTATTCACCAAGCAGCCATGGATGGCAACCTCGAGTGCGCACAGATGTTGCTACTTAACGGCGGAGACATAAACGTTACAGACTGCGAAGGATGCACGCCGCTACACACCGCAGTGATTTGTGGCCACACCGAATTTGTGCACTTTCTACTGGCAGCTGGCGCCGATCCTTACTTAAAAAGCGACGATGGGCATATACCAATACAATTAGCTGATGATGAGAAGATCAAGAAAATGCTAAGAAATGCAATGAACGGAAAAGTGTTTAACTTTACGTATGAGTATGGCACAGCTTCTTCAGATGTGGAGTCTGAAGTTAGTGAGACAGAAGAAGGTGAAGGATACTATGAGGATGATGAATATTCTGGGGAAGAGGAAAGTGAAAATGAGATGGAAGCTGTTGAAGACTTCAATAGTGACCAACAACAGAACACTATATCATCAGTGAGTTCAGACGAGAGTGGTGTTTTTAGTGCTCGAGGCACAGTGAACTTACTTGGACTGAGACAACAACAGGCAACATCAAGTTGCTCATCGTGTGAATCAAATGAGGTCGAAATAACACCTGAAACGTCATCTTCTACCAAAAGAGAACACCCTCGTATTGACTCTGAATCAAATCCACCATTGGGTGTTAATTTAGAAGAAAGCAGTCTGTATGCTTCTGAAGACCAGGGCATTAGCACGATGGATGGCTCAAGTGATGGATGTGCTAAAAAGGGTCACTGTTCAGAAGATGAAGAGACAGCACATCTGGTCGATCCAGACTTAGAGCCAGACACAAAGAACTACCTTTTCCAAGAAGCTGTTTTAAGCTGTAATGTAGAAGCATTGATGAAACTCCACAAGCACTGTTCGGACATCGATGTCAACAGAATTAACCAATCAGGAATCACAGCTTTACATCATGCAGTGCTAGAAGAGAATTTCACATTAGTACAACATTTGATAAAAGACTTTAATGCTGACATTCAAATCAAAGACACAGATGGATGGTCACCTTTACATGCAGCTAGTGCAGTTGGTGACATAAGAACTGCTCAGTTTTTACTAGATCATGGTGCTAAGGCATCACAGTTAAACAACAGTTGTGAGTTTCCCGTTGACCTAGCCCAGGACAGGGCAATGGAACAACTATTAAAGAACGCTATGCTCGGACCTACTGTAGGTAAACTATTCAAAGGTGTTTTGACAAAAAATGTATGA
- the LOC136263058 gene encoding serine/threonine-protein phosphatase 4 regulatory subunit 1-like, with the protein MADLRLDLSRVDADLEQDYDDAEEGFPVSPLDENLLDDTLTPLERLERFYATEEIFERDLAVREIPSVIDTIYNFPEFEKLCFIADKLAWDTEAVIRMSMLNNISSLLEKSSMLGYIEEELQRMQEGIMEIPIRMLRDVHDQVRRVAHICLVNLLEEEQAKELLLQLLCSAIVHLLTSEGNHDLRMDAISLISKISPFIGRDVMIKEFVPLFKGLSCDGMFHVRKAFAVCCKDICAVLDDDSAEEHVFPLFLNLCKDEVWGVRKACADVFTDVSYASIQSTRKEKLTPAFLLLLNDPSRWVRKAAYQSLGPFISTFYDPDAYYATEDYMEKASPDQSQVEDHCPEEDSERHKPLSTPPCTASSSSTSTLTDVKVECSNCARQMESVKIHVSSTEILESVEFSTFNFWRTPLPQIDSLDLEKLSLEEKTETVTTEKPTLHVHLSMSDSYMENDEEEGLSVLTQTSDTESDEGSDSPNFSLQEAANMADQLSKDGDAHDASADSENTLQIGHHGDDEAEDHRTSPILVSGVVTNELGEEIIEITEIDVHEDDAIGQQLSSLSNTTPSVSTANGNQLQFINNKIQSGWNTSPSSGDSQTDGGMISCLIPRVKITSHSDIPFSMGGIVTFDNHDNSNFELSGHLQRSSQVDMDITCTGSEESLASKQDVVPPELLDNYLSMVNQSKMVDSDLAFHCAFSFPAVALTLGAPHWPVVSILYKQLSCDIQWKIRRSLAFSIHEVARIIGPEATCSELLGIFEDFLKDIDEVRVGVLTHLADFLEVLPAEQRQRYIVILKDFMAIDNERNWRFRHLLIGQLMCLCDLYSVQPLVEHVVPIALHLAKNRVSEVRVSAHDLFGIIIVKLEQLKEHALCQNLLHTMCKDFASSNQWKLRAEFVNSCANLLSEEKLSPEVFAKELLEPVILLVSDPISNVRVAVAKILKQVIIANDYFLRNDNRLGLSCGSLFLVLETLQHDTDRDVRFFSGGEREPEIHTERRFSNNIEEFQDPFELELRDRSFSEVERVIYGQQQLEETTKPESTSATEDDDTLESNC; encoded by the exons AGGCGGTGATACGGATGTCAATGTTGAACAATATTAGTAGCTTGTTGGAGAAGAGTAGCATGTTAGGATATATCGAGGAGGAGCTGCAGAGGATGCAGGAGGGAATCATGGAGATACCAATCAGAATGTTGAGGGATGTTCATgaccag GTACGGAGGGTAGCACACATCTGCCTTGTCAACTTACTAGAAGAAGAGCAGGCTAAGGAGCTACTACTACAGCTACTGTGTTCAGCCATTGTTCACTTGTTAACCAGTGAAGGGAACCACGACCTCAGAATGGATGCCATCTCT TTAATCAGTAAGATCTCACCGTTCATCGGGAGAGATGTAATGATAAAGGAGTTTGTGCCGTTGTTCAAGGGGCTAAGCTGTGATGGCATGTTTCATGTCAGGAAG GCGTTTGCAGTTTGTTGTAAGGACATTTGTGCTGTATTGGATGATGATAGTGCAGAGGAACATGTG TTTCCACTGTTCCTCAACTTGTGCAAGGATGAAGTTTGGGGTGTGAGAAAGGCGTGTGCGGATGTGTTTACTGACGTCTCCTACGCTAGCATCCAGTCAACACGGAAAGAGAAACTTACACCAGCATTCCTACTACTTCTCAATGACCCTTCTAGATGG GTGAGAAAAGCAGCATACCAATCACTTGGACCGTTCATATCAACATTCTATGACCCAGATGCATATTACGCCACTGAAGACTATATGGAGAAGGCTTCACCAGACCAATCACAAGTAGAAGACCACTGTCCAGAAGAAGACAGTGAAAGGCACAAACCATTATCTACACCACCATGTACCGCAAGCAGTAGCAGTACTAGTACTTTGACTGATGTTAAGGTAGAATGTAGTAACTGTGCTCGGCAAATGGAGTCAGTAAAAATCCATGTATCCTCAACAGAAATATTAGAATCAGTAGAATTTAGTACGTTCAACTTTTGGCGGACCCCTCTGCCACAAATCGACAGTCTCGACCTGGAGAAGTTATCACTAGAAGAGAAAACGGAAACTGTTACAACAGAAAAACCTACCCTGCATGTACACTTATCAATGAGTGATAGTTATATGGAGAATGATGAAGAGGAAGGATTATCAGTTTTAACACAGACTTCTGATACTGAAAGTGACGAAGGAAGTGATTCGCCTAACTTTTCTCTCCAAGAAGCAGCCAATATGGCTGACCAACTTAGCAAAGATGGCGACGCTCATGATGCATCTGCTGACAGTGAAAACACCCTGCAAATTGGTCACCATGGCGATGACGAGGCTGAGGACCACAGAACTAGTCCCATTCTTGTTTCAGGTGTTGTCACAAATGAGCTTGGTGAGGAGATAATTGAGATAACCGAGATTGACGTACATGAAGATGACGCCATCGGACAGCAACTCTCATCGCTCAGTAACACAACGCCATCTGTTAGTACCGCTAATGGCAACCAGCTGCAATTTATTAACAATAAGATACAATCTGGGTGGAACACATCACCATCTTCTGGCGACTCACAGACAGACGGAGGAATGATATCCTGTCTCATTCCAAGAGTTAAGATCACATCACATTCAGATATACCATTTAGTATGGGCGGAATAGTGACATTTGATAATCATGATAATAGTAATTTTGAGCTCTCTGGCCACTTGCAACGTTCCAGTCAAGTTGATATGGATATTACTTGTACTGGAAGTGAAGAGAGTTTGGCATCCAAACAG GATGTTGTTCCTCCTGAACTTCTCGACAACTATCTATCAATGGTGAACCAGTCTAAGATGGTGGATTCAGATTTGGCTTTCCATTGTGCCTTCTCGTTTCCAGCAGTTGCCTTAACACTCGGCGCACCACATTGGCCGGTTGTAAGCATcctttacaagcagctgtcatgTGATATACAG TGGAAGATCCGAAGGAGTTTAGCATTCTCCATTCATGAGGTGGCTCGGATTATTGGACCAGAGGCTACCTGTAGTGAACTGTTGGGTATCTTTGAGGACTTTTTGAAGGATATTGATGAG GTGCGAGTTGGTGTCCTGACACATCTGGCAGATTTTCTTGAG GTGCTGCCAGCTGAGCAGAGACAACGCTACATTGTTATTCTCAAGGACTTCATGGCCATCGACAACGAAAGAAACTGGAGATTCCGTCACCTTCTAATAGG CCAGCTGATGTGTTTGTGTGACTTGTACAGTGTACAACCACTAGTAGAACATGTGGTGCCAATTGCACTGCATCTGGCCAAGAATCGAGTGTCTGAAGTGAGAGTCAGTGCACATGATCTG TTTGGTATCATCATTGTGAAGTTGGAGCAACTGAAGGAACATGCACTATGCCAAAACCTTCTACACACCATGTGCAAAGACTTTGCCAGCAGTAACCAGTGGAAGCTCCGAGCAGA GTTTGTAAACTCCTGTGCCAATCTATTGTCAGAGGAGAAGCTATCACCTGAGGTATTTGCAAAGGAGCTGCTCGAGCCAGTAATCTTATTGGTGTCAGATCCCATCTCGAATGTCAGGGTAGCTGTGGCCAAGATCCTTAAACAAGTCATCATCGCTAATG ACTATTTCCTTAGAAATGACAATCGTCTAGGATTAAGCTGTGGTAGTCTATTCCTAGTACTGGAGACCCTTCAGCATGACACTGATCGTGATGTACGCTTCTTTTCTGGTGGAGAGCGAGAGCCTGAGATCCATACTGAAAGACGCTTCTCTAACAACATTGAAGAATTTCAAGATCCCTTCGAGCTAGAACTACGAGACAGAAGTTTCTCAGAAGTAGAAAGAGTTATCTATGGACAGCAACAATTAGAAGAAACTACCAAACCTGAAAGCACATCAGCAACAGAAG ACGACGACACCTTGGAAAGCAATTGCTAG